Proteins from a single region of Crassaminicella profunda:
- a CDS encoding DUF1292 domain-containing protein, protein MENENIITLLDENGKETEFEIIASLKVEDTEYVILAPIDENDDEGVVIFKVIEEDGEEVLENIQDEEELNQVIGAYEELFKEE, encoded by the coding sequence ATGGAAAATGAAAATATCATAACACTTTTAGATGAGAATGGAAAAGAAACAGAATTTGAAATTATTGCAAGCTTAAAGGTTGAAGATACTGAGTATGTAATCCTTGCTCCTATAGATGAAAACGATGATGAGGGAGTAGTTATTTTCAAAGTAATTGAAGAGGATGGGGAAGAGGTTCTTGAAAATATTCAAGATGAAGAAGAATTAAATCAAGTGATTGGGGCTTACGAAGAATTATTTAAAGAAGAGTAG
- the ruvX gene encoding Holliday junction resolvase RuvX — protein sequence MRIMGLDVGDKTVGVAASDALGWTAQGIETIRRTNKKADYRRVGELIEEKEITKIVVGLPKNMNGSIGPQGEKVLEFVEDLKKRFKVEIILWDERLTTVAAERMLISGDVSRKKRKKVIDMIAATYILQGYLDAQK from the coding sequence ATGAGAATAATGGGACTAGATGTAGGAGATAAGACAGTAGGAGTTGCTGCAAGTGATGCACTAGGATGGACAGCTCAGGGAATCGAAACCATAAGAAGGACAAATAAAAAGGCTGATTATAGGAGAGTTGGAGAACTTATTGAGGAAAAAGAAATAACAAAAATAGTTGTTGGGCTACCTAAAAATATGAATGGTAGTATAGGTCCACAGGGAGAGAAAGTTTTAGAATTTGTTGAGGATTTAAAAAAACGATTTAAAGTTGAGATTATTTTATGGGATGAAAGATTAACAACAGTAGCTGCTGAAAGAATGTTGATCAGTGGAGATGTGAGTAGAAAGAAAAGAAAAAAAGTAATCGATATGATTGCAGCAACATATATTTTACAAGGTTATTTAGATGCTCAAAAATAA
- a CDS encoding aldo/keto reductase produces the protein MEYRVLGNTGIKVSRMCFGGLTVGPLQANLPIEVGAEVIAEAFNRGVNFIDTAQLYKTYPYIKRALEICEKKDIVIASKSYAYDEETAKKSLDEALTELNRDTIDIFLLHEQESEHTLRGHYEALKYYLKMKEMGIIRAVGISTHTIRAVEAAAKMEEIDVIHPIINIKGIGIQDGSRDEMLKAIKEAYKNGKGIYGMKPIGGGNLIHSVDESLDYAININELHSIAVGMQTKEEVVANVLKFSGEQVPDEVLNKISKKPRRLHIDDWCEKCGSCVKHCKHHALNIVNERVVVDTDKCVLCGYCSSYCPQFCIKIV, from the coding sequence ATGGAATATAGAGTATTAGGGAATACAGGAATAAAAGTATCAAGAATGTGCTTTGGAGGACTAACAGTAGGACCTCTACAGGCTAATCTACCAATTGAAGTAGGTGCAGAGGTAATAGCTGAAGCTTTTAATAGAGGGGTAAATTTTATAGATACAGCTCAGTTATATAAAACTTATCCTTATATAAAAAGAGCTTTAGAAATTTGTGAGAAAAAAGATATTGTTATTGCTTCAAAATCATATGCTTATGATGAAGAAACAGCTAAGAAAAGTTTAGATGAAGCGTTGACAGAATTAAATAGAGATACAATAGATATTTTTTTATTACATGAACAGGAAAGTGAACATACTTTAAGAGGACATTATGAAGCGTTAAAATATTATTTAAAAATGAAAGAGATGGGTATAATAAGAGCTGTAGGCATATCTACTCACACAATTCGAGCAGTAGAAGCTGCAGCAAAAATGGAAGAAATAGATGTAATTCATCCTATTATTAATATAAAGGGCATAGGGATTCAAGATGGAAGTCGCGATGAAATGTTAAAAGCTATAAAAGAAGCGTATAAAAATGGGAAAGGCATCTATGGAATGAAGCCTATTGGTGGAGGCAATTTGATTCACTCTGTAGATGAAAGCTTAGATTATGCCATAAATATTAACGAACTGCATTCAATAGCTGTTGGCATGCAAACAAAAGAGGAAGTTGTTGCCAATGTCTTAAAGTTTAGTGGAGAACAAGTTCCAGATGAAGTTTTAAATAAAATTTCTAAAAAACCAAGAAGATTACATATAGATGATTGGTGTGAAAAATGTGGAAGTTGTGTGAAACACTGCAAACACCATGCATTAAATATAGTAAATGAAAGAGTTGTTGTAGATACGGATAAATGTGTCCTTTGTGGGTATTGTAGTAGTTACTGTCCACAGTTTTGTATAAAAATTGTATAG
- a CDS encoding IreB family regulatory phosphoprotein, whose product MSDQSNFTMKFKVDKEKINEIEEILKSVHKSLKEKGYNPINQLVGYILSGDPTYITSYNNARSLIRQVERDELLEEILKSYLENK is encoded by the coding sequence ATGAGTGATCAATCAAATTTTACAATGAAATTTAAAGTGGATAAAGAAAAGATTAATGAAATAGAAGAAATTTTAAAAAGCGTCCATAAATCTTTAAAGGAAAAAGGATACAATCCCATTAACCAGTTAGTAGGATATATTTTATCAGGAGATCCTACTTATATTACAAGCTATAATAATGCAAGAAGTTTAATCAGACAAGTAGAAAGAGATGAATTATTAGAAGAAATTTTAAAGAGTTATTTAGAAAATAAGTAG